From a single Scylla paramamosain isolate STU-SP2022 chromosome 28, ASM3559412v1, whole genome shotgun sequence genomic region:
- the LOC135114979 gene encoding aminopeptidase N-like isoform X2 has protein sequence MADTDKQVTVSSLPASDKWVIFNVQESGYYKVNYDDNNWQLLTAQLEKDHTPIHLLNRAQLIDDALDLARASELKYDTALSLISYLRHEEEYIPWEAALSNLGYVEQMFTRQGGYGDLRAYMLSLLEPLYTLVGGFEEHQDDPQLLHYTRSLALSWTCKLGYKDCVDNSVSLYQAWMASDGNTSAVSPNVRNTVYCTGIAEGGEEAWNFAWEQYLTTNVASQKDMLLSALGCAKEVWLLSRYLDTAFTEGAGIRRQDASTVFRAVAKNDIGRDLAWNYLRDRWDFLSDYFGSFTTLGDLVLAVSDEFNTREELNQPSAPWTKPLRRPPT, from the exons ATGGCCGACACGGACAAGCAGGTGACCGTGTCCTCACTACCGGCCAGCGACAAGTGGGTTATCTTCAACGTGCAGGAGAGTGGCTACTATAAGGTGAACTATGACGACAATAACTGGCAGCTGCTGACTGCCCAGCTGGAGAAGGACCACACGCCCATCCACTTGCTGAACAGAGCCCAGCTGATTGACGACGCCTTAGATCTGGCGCGGGCAA GTGAGCTGAAGTACGACACGGCGCTGAGTCTCATCTCCTACCTGAGACACGAGGAGGAGTAcatcccatgggaggcagcacTGTCCAACCTGGGCTACGTGGAGCAGATGTTCACGCGCCAAGGAGGCTACGGGGACTTGCGG GCGTACATGCTGTCCCTCCTGGAACCTCTGTACACTCTGGTGGGCGGCTTCGAGGAGCACCAGGACGACCCGCAGCTGCTGCACTACACGAGGAGCCTGGCACTCTCCTGGACCTGCAAACTCGGCTACAAGGACTGCGTGGACAACTCGGTCTCTCTCTACCAGGCGTGGATGGCAAGCGACGGAAACAC CTCGGCGGTGTCCCCTAACGTACGTAACACCGTCTACTGCACGGGCATCGCGGAGGGCGGGGAAGAGGCATGGAACTTCGCGTGGGAGCAGTACCTAACGACCAACGTGGCCAGCCAGAAGGATATGCTGCTTTCTGCCCTGGGCTGCGCTAAGGAAGTGTGGCTCCTTTCCAG GTATCTGGACACGGCCTTCACGGAGGGTGCCGGCATCCGGAGACAGGACGCCTCTACTGTGTTCAGGGCCGTCGCGAAGAATGATATAGGACGTGACCTGGCCTGGAACTACCTGAGAGACCGCTGGGATTTCTTGTCCGACTA CTTCGGATCCTTCACGACGCTGGGTGACCTGGTGCTTGCTGTGTCCGACGAGTTCAACACGAGAGAGGAACTGAaccag CCGAGCGCGCCGTGGACCAAGCCTTTGAGAAGACCACCAACATAG
- the LOC135114979 gene encoding aminopeptidase N-like isoform X1, giving the protein MADTDKQVTVSSLPASDKWVIFNVQESGYYKVNYDDNNWQLLTAQLEKDHTPIHLLNRAQLIDDALDLARASELKYDTALSLISYLRHEEEYIPWEAALSNLGYVEQMFTRQGGYGDLRAYMLSLLEPLYTLVGGFEEHQDDPQLLHYTRSLALSWTCKLGYKDCVDNSVSLYQAWMASDGNTSAVSPNVRNTVYCTGIAEGGEEAWNFAWEQYLTTNVASQKDMLLSALGCAKEVWLLSRYLDTAFTEGAGIRRQDASTVFRAVAKNDIGRDLAWNYLRDRWDFLSDYFGSFTTLGDLVLAVSDEFNTREELNQMKMLKEHANDFTQPSAPWTKPLRRPPT; this is encoded by the exons ATGGCCGACACGGACAAGCAGGTGACCGTGTCCTCACTACCGGCCAGCGACAAGTGGGTTATCTTCAACGTGCAGGAGAGTGGCTACTATAAGGTGAACTATGACGACAATAACTGGCAGCTGCTGACTGCCCAGCTGGAGAAGGACCACACGCCCATCCACTTGCTGAACAGAGCCCAGCTGATTGACGACGCCTTAGATCTGGCGCGGGCAA GTGAGCTGAAGTACGACACGGCGCTGAGTCTCATCTCCTACCTGAGACACGAGGAGGAGTAcatcccatgggaggcagcacTGTCCAACCTGGGCTACGTGGAGCAGATGTTCACGCGCCAAGGAGGCTACGGGGACTTGCGG GCGTACATGCTGTCCCTCCTGGAACCTCTGTACACTCTGGTGGGCGGCTTCGAGGAGCACCAGGACGACCCGCAGCTGCTGCACTACACGAGGAGCCTGGCACTCTCCTGGACCTGCAAACTCGGCTACAAGGACTGCGTGGACAACTCGGTCTCTCTCTACCAGGCGTGGATGGCAAGCGACGGAAACAC CTCGGCGGTGTCCCCTAACGTACGTAACACCGTCTACTGCACGGGCATCGCGGAGGGCGGGGAAGAGGCATGGAACTTCGCGTGGGAGCAGTACCTAACGACCAACGTGGCCAGCCAGAAGGATATGCTGCTTTCTGCCCTGGGCTGCGCTAAGGAAGTGTGGCTCCTTTCCAG GTATCTGGACACGGCCTTCACGGAGGGTGCCGGCATCCGGAGACAGGACGCCTCTACTGTGTTCAGGGCCGTCGCGAAGAATGATATAGGACGTGACCTGGCCTGGAACTACCTGAGAGACCGCTGGGATTTCTTGTCCGACTA CTTCGGATCCTTCACGACGCTGGGTGACCTGGTGCTTGCTGTGTCCGACGAGTTCAACACGAGAGAGGAACTGAaccag ATGAAGATGCTCAAAGAGCACGCTAACGACTTCACACAGCCGAGCGCGCCGTGGACCAAGCCTTTGAGAAGACCACCAACATAG